The genomic segment CATGGCGACTGGAGCGGCTGGGATATTTGAGCCCGGCTGAGTATCGTGAGCAACACTTGACCAAACTAGCCGCATGAGGCTAAACTGGTGTCCAGAAATCCGGGTGCAGTACACTCAGGCAAAATTGCTTATTGGAAAATTATAAGGAGTAAGCTATGAGTAATGGAATCACGAGTTTTTCGTTTGCCTTTGACGGGCAATTTGGCGTGGGAAGCATTAATAACATCGGGAAAACGGCCCAAAGACTGGGGATAAAAAAACCAGTAATCGTTTGCGATCCCACAATGGTGCAGCTGGGCTTTGCTCAAAAAGTAAGTGACCTTTTGGCTGAAGCAGGTATTGAAGCGGTTGTGTTCGATCAATGCGTTGAAAATCCGAGGGTGGAAGACATTTCTGCCGGCGCGGCTGTTTTTAAAGAGAATAACTGTGATGGAGTGATCGGTCTCGGCGGCGGAAGCCCCCTCGATCAGGCTAAAGTGATTCGGGTTGTGGCTAATTACGGCGGGTCTGCTCTTGATTACGATGTTCGCTCCGGCGGATTAGCCAAAATCGGTCAGGACATGGCGCCGATGATCGCAGTTCCCACTACGTCCGGCACCGGGAGCGAGGTCACGCTGGCTGCGGTTATCACTGATAGCGCGAAACATTTCAAATTTGTTGTATTTAGCCCCTATCTTAAAAACTCCATGGCCATACTCGATCCTGAATTAACCAAATCAATGCCTTCGCTGGTAACCGCGGCCACTGGGTTTGACGTCATCGTCCATGCCATTGAGTCATACGTGGTGGACGGGTACAACCCCATTGCGGATTCACTCAACCGCACCTGCTTTGAACTGGTGGGCCAGAGCTTGAAAAAAGCCGTCACCGAGGGCCAGGACCTGGAAGCCAGGTCGGACATGATGATGGCCTCGATGCTAGCTGGCATGGCCTTTACCTTAACCGGACTGGGAGCGGTTCACGCGTTGGCGCACCCCTTGGGCGGGATTTTTGGTATCGCCCATGGCACGGCCAATTCCCTGATGCTGCCGCATGTCATGAGATTCAATGCCAGTGTGGCTGAAAGCCGATATATCGAAGCGGCCGGTCTGATAGGTTTTAAAGTGGCTTCAGCCGACGGCGCTGCCGAAGCCATGTTAGGCCTGGCTAAGGATGTCGGCCTGCCGGTCAGGCTCTCAGAAGCCGGTGTAACCGAAGATGAGCTTCCCCAGTTAGCCACAGACGCCTTTAATGATGTCTCTCTGGGCCGGAATCCCGTGAAGTGCAGTGAGGCCGACCTGCTGGAGCTATACAAAAAGGCCATGTGATCATCGCTTTCATGAGGAAGAAAATAAATTTTTTTATTTTGCGATAATTAAAAGAGGTAGATAGGAGGAAAGGAATGGGTGAAATTTTAGAACTGGCT from the Deltaproteobacteria bacterium genome contains:
- a CDS encoding iron-containing alcohol dehydrogenase, whose translation is MSNGITSFSFAFDGQFGVGSINNIGKTAQRLGIKKPVIVCDPTMVQLGFAQKVSDLLAEAGIEAVVFDQCVENPRVEDISAGAAVFKENNCDGVIGLGGGSPLDQAKVIRVVANYGGSALDYDVRSGGLAKIGQDMAPMIAVPTTSGTGSEVTLAAVITDSAKHFKFVVFSPYLKNSMAILDPELTKSMPSLVTAATGFDVIVHAIESYVVDGYNPIADSLNRTCFELVGQSLKKAVTEGQDLEARSDMMMASMLAGMAFTLTGLGAVHALAHPLGGIFGIAHGTANSLMLPHVMRFNASVAESRYIEAAGLIGFKVASADGAAEAMLGLAKDVGLPVRLSEAGVTEDELPQLATDAFNDVSLGRNPVKCSEADLLELYKKAM